One stretch of Weissella koreensis KACC 15510 DNA includes these proteins:
- a CDS encoding galactokinase, with amino-acid sequence MKRIKELNTAFAEKFGPKTTQQFFAPGRINLIGEHTDYNGGHVFPASITYGTYGVAAKRNDSKVFLYSMNFATEGVIQVDLDNLDYDPKHGWANYVKGMIKKLQEQGYYFDNGFDLLVQGNIPNGAGLSSSASLELLVGVMLEDLYQLEVNRLDLVETGQKVENEYFGLHTGIMDQFAIGFGKEDEAILLDVNTMKHEMVPVVLGDYAIVIMNTNKRRELSDSKYNERRSECEEALRRLQAGGLEIDSLGQLTNAEFDENQDLIQDEILIKRARHAVYENQRTIDAKLELSAGNLKAFGKLLDESHASLRDDYEVTGLELDTLVSSAQAQEGVLGARMTGAGFGGCAIALVKESEITKFENNVYDDYLKIVGYTPEFYVAHIGDGAMKLKD; translated from the coding sequence ATGAAGCGAATTAAAGAATTAAATACAGCTTTTGCTGAAAAATTTGGGCCTAAGACTACACAACAATTTTTTGCTCCAGGACGAATTAACTTAATTGGGGAGCATACTGATTACAATGGAGGACATGTTTTCCCGGCTTCGATTACTTATGGTACTTATGGAGTAGCCGCTAAACGGAATGATTCAAAAGTCTTTTTGTACTCAATGAATTTTGCCACCGAGGGAGTTATTCAAGTTGATCTTGATAATTTGGATTATGATCCAAAACATGGTTGGGCGAACTATGTTAAGGGAATGATTAAGAAGTTACAAGAACAGGGATATTATTTTGACAATGGTTTTGATTTATTAGTTCAAGGAAATATCCCCAATGGAGCGGGGTTATCGTCATCAGCTTCGTTAGAATTATTGGTAGGAGTTATGTTAGAAGACTTATATCAATTAGAAGTGAATCGTTTGGATCTAGTAGAGACTGGTCAAAAAGTTGAAAATGAGTACTTTGGGTTGCATACTGGAATTATGGATCAATTTGCTATTGGCTTTGGAAAAGAAGATGAAGCCATTTTATTAGATGTTAACACCATGAAACATGAAATGGTGCCTGTTGTACTGGGCGATTATGCGATCGTTATTATGAATACCAATAAAAGACGTGAACTCAGTGATTCTAAATATAATGAACGACGATCTGAGTGTGAAGAAGCGCTACGCCGCCTTCAAGCTGGTGGGTTAGAAATTGATTCATTAGGCCAGTTAACGAATGCTGAATTTGATGAAAACCAAGATTTGATTCAAGACGAAATTTTGATCAAGCGTGCTCGACATGCAGTTTATGAAAATCAACGTACGATTGATGCCAAGCTTGAATTGTCAGCTGGTAATTTAAAAGCATTTGGTAAATTATTAGATGAATCACATGCATCATTACGAGATGACTATGAAGTGACTGGATTGGAGTTAGATACATTGGTATCATCAGCTCAAGCCCAAGAAGGTGTCTTGGGAGCTCGAATGACCGGAGCTGGTTTTGGTGGTTGTGCCATTGCTTTAGTTAAAGAATCTGAGATAACTAAATTTGAAAATAATGTGTACGATGACTATTTGAAAATTGTTGGTTATACACCAGAATTTTACGTTGCCCATATTGGGGATGGTGCAATGAAGTTAAAAGATTAA
- a CDS encoding glycoside-pentoside-hexuronide (GPH):cation symporter yields MPDKMKQRFAYAFGAFGHDAYYVTLSTYFMIFVTSTLFTGADKATEAKYIGLITSLVVGIRLVEIIFDPIIGSIIDNTKSKYGKFKPWLVIGGLVSAVALVIIYTNFFGLAVSQPSLYLGLFAVIFIILDSFYSFKDIAFWSMIPALSNDTAERGTLATFARFGSSLGANGTTALVVPIVAFFTAMTGGKGDESAAGWFWFAIVIAVISAGSAIITAKFSKENNTILRRQEKNEKYSIVDVFKAIFMNDQLMWLAISYMFYAIANVATTGVLMFYFKFVIGRVSEFALVGVISMITGIIAVPLFPILTRLITRRYVFILGIILMLLGYTSFLVAGNNIGIITLGLILFYFPQQLIFLSVLMTITDSVEYGQWKNGVRKEAVTLSLRPLLDKLAGAFSNAIVGFVAIAAGMTGSATASDITASGIRTYHLYAFVIPGVLMLVSMIIFIWKITLTEKKHAEIVKELESRYKKDENTKL; encoded by the coding sequence ATGCCTGATAAAATGAAACAGCGTTTTGCTTATGCTTTTGGTGCGTTTGGGCATGATGCATACTATGTAACGTTATCAACTTATTTTATGATTTTCGTTACAAGTACATTATTTACAGGTGCTGATAAAGCAACTGAGGCTAAATATATCGGTTTAATTACCTCATTAGTTGTTGGAATTCGATTAGTTGAAATTATTTTTGATCCAATTATTGGAAGTATAATTGATAATACGAAGTCTAAGTATGGTAAATTTAAACCATGGTTAGTCATTGGTGGGTTAGTGTCAGCGGTGGCCTTGGTAATTATTTATACTAATTTCTTTGGGTTAGCAGTTAGTCAACCATCATTATATTTAGGATTATTTGCCGTAATTTTTATTATTTTGGATAGCTTTTATTCATTTAAGGATATCGCCTTTTGGTCAATGATTCCTGCATTGTCAAATGATACCGCTGAACGTGGAACCTTGGCAACTTTTGCCCGGTTCGGATCTTCATTAGGGGCTAATGGTACGACTGCGTTGGTAGTTCCAATTGTGGCTTTCTTTACGGCAATGACAGGTGGTAAAGGTGATGAAAGTGCAGCTGGTTGGTTCTGGTTTGCAATTGTTATTGCAGTTATTTCAGCTGGATCAGCAATTATAACAGCTAAGTTCTCAAAAGAAAATAATACGATCTTACGTCGACAAGAAAAGAATGAGAAATATAGTATTGTAGATGTTTTCAAGGCTATATTTATGAATGATCAATTAATGTGGTTGGCTATTTCATATATGTTTTATGCGATTGCTAACGTAGCAACGACTGGTGTCTTGATGTTTTACTTTAAGTTTGTAATCGGTCGAGTGTCAGAATTTGCTTTGGTTGGAGTTATCTCAATGATTACTGGAATCATTGCTGTCCCACTATTTCCGATTTTGACACGGTTAATTACCCGCCGTTATGTCTTTATTTTGGGAATTATTTTAATGTTATTAGGATATACGTCATTTTTGGTAGCCGGTAATAATATTGGTATTATTACTTTAGGCTTGATCTTGTTCTATTTCCCACAACAATTAATTTTCTTGTCAGTTTTGATGACAATTACCGATTCGGTTGAATATGGTCAATGGAAGAATGGAGTTCGAAAGGAAGCTGTAACCTTATCTTTGCGACCATTACTTGATAAGTTGGCGGGGGCCTTCTCAAATGCCATTGTGGGATTTGTAGCTATTGCTGCTGGTATGACCGGAAGCGCTACGGCAAGTGACATTACGGCGAGTGGTATTCGAACATATCATTTGTATGCATTCGTAATTCCAGGTGTTCTAATGCTAGTTTCAATGATTATTTTCATTTGGAAAATTACATTAACAGAGAAAAAGCATGCTGAAATTGTTAAGGAACTTGAATCACGTTACAAAAAAGACGAAAATACAAAATTATAG
- a CDS encoding DUF916 and DUF3324 domain-containing protein, giving the protein MNIKKILFSLVILLIIGGGTGGVVVYADDNQPQAEFTVDGKANEFQTDKDTTYDLKMQPGDETTLHLTIQNLSDEKATYRIAINPAQTSDNVIIEYGKSGNADGFGAKPNIQIRQITEISDTKLTVPSHQNKAFSIKIKMPQKKYDGIVAGGIRVEKITESSKEGITNKFAFVKGLVIHQNDNKVKPKLTINSIKASQYQYLPGVIVKMRNPTNINITELKMDTKVVNDKTGKTLIKKKVDQGSVAPNSQFNYVLRHDGKIPAGKYHFKGSAKDKYGNQWQWNKAFEVKEAVKKETNFKVNATSPWLIILLGVIILLLIIALIWLFILLRRKKEQENAE; this is encoded by the coding sequence ATGAATATTAAAAAAATATTGTTTTCGCTTGTGATATTATTAATAATTGGTGGTGGAACTGGTGGAGTCGTTGTGTATGCGGATGATAATCAGCCACAAGCTGAATTTACGGTGGATGGCAAAGCTAATGAATTTCAAACCGATAAGGACACAACCTATGATTTGAAAATGCAACCCGGCGATGAAACGACTTTACATTTAACGATTCAGAATCTGTCAGATGAAAAAGCGACTTATCGGATTGCAATTAATCCTGCTCAAACGTCTGATAATGTCATTATTGAATATGGTAAAAGCGGCAATGCAGATGGATTTGGAGCTAAACCAAATATTCAAATCCGCCAAATTACTGAAATTAGTGACACCAAGTTGACTGTTCCTAGTCATCAAAATAAGGCCTTTTCAATTAAAATAAAAATGCCTCAAAAAAAATATGATGGGATCGTTGCTGGTGGGATTCGAGTTGAAAAGATTACTGAAAGTAGTAAAGAAGGAATTACTAATAAATTTGCTTTTGTAAAGGGATTAGTAATACATCAAAACGATAACAAAGTTAAACCTAAATTAACGATTAATTCCATTAAAGCGAGTCAATATCAATATTTGCCAGGCGTAATTGTGAAAATGAGAAATCCAACAAATATTAATATAACCGAGTTGAAAATGGATACTAAGGTTGTAAATGATAAAACAGGTAAGACTTTAATTAAGAAAAAAGTCGATCAAGGATCAGTGGCCCCAAATTCTCAATTTAATTATGTGCTGCGTCATGATGGTAAAATTCCGGCGGGTAAGTATCATTTTAAAGGGTCTGCAAAAGACAAATATGGGAATCAATGGCAATGGAATAAAGCGTTTGAGGTCAAAGAAGCAGTTAAAAAAGAAACTAATTTTAAAGTTAATGCTACCAGCCCTTGGTTAATAATTTTGTTGGGAGTGATTATCTTATTGCTAATTATTGCATTGATTTGGCTATTTATTTTACTGAGGCGGAAGAAGGAGCAAGAAAATGCGGAATAA
- a CDS encoding WxL domain-containing protein has protein sequence MFNLYANRMRALLGATALVGGLLTAPILINAAPLANSNGSTTLSLTSDPSAITLDTVPSFDWGSLTTKAAINENGIVGSPALQVTDSRGTDAGYQVTAKATDMQNTDEVNLPIVSMTLDTAVSDASLTGATNADIKSGEALILSGNGNSNGTKQTQSTKGNIKISNNAKVGTYTGTIVYTINDGALR, from the coding sequence ATGTTTAATTTATATGCAAACCGTATGCGTGCATTACTAGGTGCCACTGCTTTAGTTGGAGGGCTATTGACAGCTCCCATCTTAATTAACGCAGCACCTCTAGCAAATTCTAATGGGAGCACAACCTTAAGCCTGACAAGTGATCCGAGCGCTATCACGCTAGATACTGTTCCTAGTTTTGATTGGGGTAGCTTAACAACCAAAGCTGCAATTAATGAAAACGGTATCGTTGGATCCCCTGCTCTTCAAGTAACTGATAGCCGTGGAACTGACGCAGGATATCAAGTGACGGCTAAGGCGACAGATATGCAAAATACTGATGAGGTTAATTTACCCATTGTATCGATGACCTTGGACACAGCAGTGAGCGATGCTTCTTTGACAGGAGCGACAAATGCTGATATTAAATCTGGGGAGGCACTGATTCTATCTGGAAATGGTAACTCTAATGGAACGAAACAGACTCAAAGTACAAAAGGTAACATAAAAATTTCAAATAATGCCAAAGTTGGTACATATACTGGAACAATTGTATATACTATTAATGATGGTGCTTTGAGATAA